The Streptomyces cynarae genome contains a region encoding:
- a CDS encoding sensor histidine kinase, producing MTDSPGGIRGWAAARRTVQSRLRFTSLRLRLVVVFGLVALTAAVSASGIAYWLNREAVLTRAQDAVLRDFQQEMQNHASSLPPHPTQDELQRTAGQMANSSQRFSVLLIARDERGKTVVGNSDLDSFTLEDVPPSLRKAVDKQQKVSSTNKYAHHLYWQRIVEGGKPYLVGGAKVIGGGTTGYMLKSLEPEAKDLDSLAWSLGIATGLALIGSALLAQAAATTVLKPVHRLGIAARRLGEGKLDTRLRVSGTDELAELSRTFNRAAESLEKTVADMSAREEASRRFVADMSHELRTPLTAITAVTEVLEEELDAETGSVDPMIEPAVRLVVSETRRLGDLVENLMEVTRFDAGTARLVLDDVDIADQITACIDARAWLDAVELDAERGNMARLDPRRLDVILANLIGNALKHGGSPVRVSVREEGEELVIRVRDHGPGIPEDVLPHVFDRFYKASASRPRSEGSGLGLSIAQENAHIHGGSISAANSPEGGAVFTLRLPRDASPLIEQETRNGNGTEENAR from the coding sequence GTGACCGATTCACCAGGGGGAATCCGCGGCTGGGCCGCGGCTCGCAGGACCGTACAGTCCCGTCTGCGCTTCACGAGTCTGCGGCTGCGCCTGGTCGTGGTGTTCGGGCTCGTGGCGCTGACCGCCGCCGTGTCGGCGTCCGGCATCGCGTACTGGCTGAACCGGGAGGCCGTGCTCACCCGCGCCCAGGACGCGGTGCTGCGCGACTTCCAGCAGGAGATGCAGAACCACGCGAGTTCGCTGCCGCCGCACCCGACGCAGGACGAGTTGCAGCGCACCGCCGGTCAGATGGCGAACAGCAGCCAGCGCTTCAGTGTGCTGCTGATCGCGCGGGACGAGCGCGGGAAGACGGTCGTCGGCAACTCCGACCTGGACTCCTTCACGCTGGAGGACGTGCCCCCGTCGCTGCGGAAGGCCGTCGACAAGCAGCAGAAGGTGTCCTCCACCAACAAGTACGCCCACCACCTGTACTGGCAGCGGATCGTGGAGGGCGGCAAGCCGTACCTGGTGGGCGGCGCCAAGGTGATCGGCGGCGGTACGACCGGCTACATGCTCAAGTCCCTGGAGCCGGAGGCCAAGGACCTCGACTCGCTCGCCTGGTCGCTCGGTATCGCCACCGGTCTCGCGCTGATCGGCTCGGCGCTGCTCGCGCAGGCCGCCGCCACGACCGTGCTGAAGCCGGTGCACCGCCTCGGCATCGCCGCCCGGCGCCTGGGCGAGGGCAAGCTGGACACCCGGCTGCGGGTGTCCGGCACGGACGAACTGGCCGAACTGTCACGGACGTTCAACCGCGCCGCGGAGTCCCTGGAGAAGACGGTCGCGGACATGAGCGCCCGCGAGGAGGCCTCCCGCCGCTTCGTCGCCGACATGTCCCACGAGCTGCGGACGCCGCTGACGGCGATCACGGCCGTCACGGAGGTACTGGAGGAGGAGCTTGACGCGGAGACCGGCAGCGTGGACCCGATGATCGAGCCGGCCGTGCGGCTGGTGGTCAGCGAGACCCGGCGGCTGGGCGACCTCGTCGAGAACCTGATGGAGGTCACCCGCTTCGACGCGGGCACGGCCCGGCTGGTCCTGGACGACGTGGACATCGCCGACCAGATCACCGCGTGCATCGACGCCCGCGCCTGGCTGGACGCCGTCGAGCTCGATGCCGAGCGCGGCAACATGGCCCGCCTGGACCCGCGCCGCCTCGACGTGATCCTCGCGAACCTGATCGGCAACGCCCTCAAGCACGGAGGTTCGCCGGTACGGGTCTCGGTGCGCGAGGAGGGCGAGGAGCTGGTCATCCGGGTGCGGGACCACGGCCCCGGCATCCCCGAGGACGTCCTGCCGCACGTCTTCGACCGCTTCTACAAGGCGAGCGCCTCCCGGCCGCGCTCCGAGGGCAGCGGCCTCGGTCTGTCCATCGCGCAGGAGAACGCGCACATCCACGGCGGCAGCATCAGCGCCGCCAACTCCCCGGAGGGCGGGGCGGTCTTCACACTGCGCCTGCCGCGCGACGCGTCACCGCTGATCGAGCAGGAGACGCGGAACGGGAACGGCACCGAGGAGAACGCGCGATGA
- a CDS encoding aldehyde dehydrogenase family protein → MASAFEYAPAPESRSIVDIAPSYGLFIDGEFTEAADGKVFKTISPSTEEVLSEVAQAGEADVDRAVKAARKAFEKWSALPGSERAKYLFRIARIIQERSRELAVLETLDNGKPIKETRDADLPLVAAHFFYYAGWADKLEYAGFGQRTTNGHSGSNPRPLGVAGQVIPWNFPLLMLAWKIAPALATGNTVVLKPAETTPLSALFFADICRQAGLPKGVVNILPGYGDTGAALVAHPDVNKVAFTGSTAVGKEIARTVAGTEKKLTLELGGKGANIVFDDAPVDQAVEGIVGGIFFNQGQVCCAGSRLLVQESIHDELLDSLKRRLSTLRLGDPLDKNTDIGAINSAEQLARITALAEQGEAEGAERWSPACDIPESGYWFAPTLFTNVTQAHTIARDEIFGPVLSVLTFRTPDEAVAKANNTQYGLSAGIWTEKGSRILAVANKLRAGVVWSNTFNKFDPTSPFGGYKESGFGREGGRHGLEAYLDV, encoded by the coding sequence ATGGCATCCGCATTCGAGTACGCACCGGCGCCCGAGTCCCGCTCGATCGTCGACATCGCACCCTCCTACGGCCTGTTCATCGACGGCGAGTTCACCGAGGCGGCCGACGGCAAGGTCTTCAAGACGATCTCGCCCAGCACGGAAGAGGTGCTGTCCGAGGTCGCCCAGGCCGGCGAGGCCGACGTCGACCGAGCGGTGAAGGCCGCCCGCAAGGCGTTCGAGAAGTGGTCGGCTCTGCCCGGCTCCGAGCGCGCCAAGTACCTGTTCCGCATCGCCCGCATCATCCAGGAGCGCAGCCGCGAGCTCGCGGTCCTGGAGACCCTGGACAACGGCAAGCCCATCAAGGAGACCCGCGACGCCGACCTGCCCCTGGTCGCCGCGCACTTCTTCTACTACGCGGGCTGGGCCGACAAGCTGGAGTACGCCGGGTTCGGCCAGAGGACGACAAACGGGCACAGCGGCTCGAACCCGCGTCCGCTGGGCGTCGCCGGCCAGGTCATCCCCTGGAACTTCCCCCTGCTCATGCTCGCGTGGAAGATCGCCCCGGCGCTGGCCACCGGCAACACGGTCGTCCTCAAGCCGGCGGAGACGACCCCGCTGTCCGCCCTGTTCTTCGCGGACATCTGCCGCCAGGCAGGCCTGCCCAAGGGCGTCGTCAACATCCTCCCCGGCTACGGCGACACCGGCGCCGCTCTCGTCGCGCACCCGGATGTGAACAAGGTCGCCTTCACCGGCTCCACGGCCGTCGGCAAGGAGATCGCCCGCACGGTGGCGGGCACGGAGAAGAAGCTCACGCTCGAACTGGGCGGCAAGGGCGCCAACATCGTCTTCGACGACGCACCCGTAGACCAGGCCGTCGAGGGCATCGTGGGCGGCATCTTCTTCAACCAGGGCCAGGTCTGCTGCGCGGGCTCCCGCCTGCTGGTCCAGGAGTCGATCCACGACGAGCTCCTCGACTCCCTCAAGCGCCGTCTGTCCACGCTCCGCCTGGGCGATCCGCTGGACAAGAACACCGACATCGGCGCGATCAACTCCGCCGAGCAGCTGGCCCGGATCACCGCGCTCGCCGAGCAGGGCGAGGCGGAGGGCGCCGAGCGCTGGTCCCCTGCCTGCGACATCCCGGAGAGCGGCTACTGGTTCGCCCCGACCCTCTTCACGAACGTCACCCAGGCCCACACCATCGCCCGCGACGAGATCTTCGGCCCGGTGCTCTCCGTCCTGACCTTCCGCACGCCGGACGAGGCGGTCGCCAAGGCGAACAACACGCAGTACGGCCTGTCCGCCGGCATCTGGACGGAGAAGGGCTCCCGCATCCTGGCCGTCGCGAACAAGCTGCGCGCCGGTGTCGTCTGGTCCAACACGTTCAACAAGTTCGACCCGACCTCGCCGTTCGGCGGCTACAAGGAGTCGGGCTTCGGCCGCGAGGGCGGCCGCCACGGCCTGGAGGCGTACCTCGATGTCTGA
- a CDS encoding SigE family RNA polymerase sigma factor, with translation MNTLQGTSTSAVVTRLHDVTRGSEKPGAEGGPSRASVFERGGGRGCARGTGRQHTGFMTVVDAHTGETHGGAAYGEDSGERRSATEAEFTAYVEERRASLYATAYHLTGDRFEAEDLLQSALFSTYRAWDRISDKAAVGGYLRRTMTNLHISAWRRRKLNEYPTEELPETPGDTDAMRGTELRAVLWQALARLPELQRTMLVLRYYEGRTDPEIAEILDISVGTVKSSIWRSLRRLREDEVLSFGRDQEESFGELVA, from the coding sequence ATGAACACGCTGCAGGGCACAAGTACCAGCGCAGTGGTCACGCGTCTGCACGACGTGACCCGGGGGTCTGAGAAGCCCGGTGCAGAGGGGGGTCCCTCCCGCGCGAGCGTGTTCGAGCGTGGGGGAGGACGGGGGTGCGCTCGCGGCACCGGGCGTCAGCACACCGGGTTCATGACGGTGGTCGACGCTCACACGGGGGAAACACACGGGGGAGCCGCGTACGGGGAGGACTCGGGGGAGCGCCGCTCCGCGACCGAGGCGGAGTTCACCGCCTACGTCGAGGAGCGCCGCGCCTCCCTGTACGCCACCGCCTACCACCTGACCGGTGACCGCTTCGAGGCCGAGGACCTGCTGCAGAGCGCCCTGTTCTCGACCTACCGGGCGTGGGACCGGATCAGCGACAAGGCCGCCGTGGGGGGCTACCTGCGCCGCACGATGACCAACCTGCACATCAGCGCGTGGCGCCGCCGCAAGCTGAACGAGTACCCGACCGAGGAGCTGCCGGAGACGCCCGGCGACACGGACGCGATGCGCGGTACGGAGCTGCGCGCGGTCCTGTGGCAGGCGCTCGCCCGGCTGCCGGAACTCCAGCGCACCATGCTGGTCCTGCGCTACTACGAGGGCCGCACGGACCCGGAGATCGCGGAGATCCTCGACATCAGTGTGGGCACGGTGAAGTCGAGCATCTGGCGGTCGCTCCGCCGGCTGCGTGAGGACGAGGTCCTCAGCTTCGGCCGTGACCAGGAGGAGTCCTTCGGCGAGCTCGTCGCCTGA
- a CDS encoding PH domain-containing protein encodes MTTPEHESPAPQPPAPEFRDRVHRSSGGIAGGVLLLAIVAWLGFDALFTGHGRTPWLALAAMILVVPLVVAFTLRPAVYANDERLRIRNPFRVIVLPWGQVAALRSGYSNEVIAKSGTKYQLWAVPVSMRARKRAARQQARAAGAGDRGKDRLLRPRPFGPGALDAGSVGPAGPTGPARATTDQIMDDLRQLHETREPEETAQGEVTVRWAYEIAGPAVAGAVVLAILLAVG; translated from the coding sequence ATGACGACGCCCGAGCACGAGTCACCAGCGCCGCAGCCGCCGGCCCCCGAGTTCAGGGACCGGGTCCACCGGTCGTCCGGAGGCATCGCGGGCGGTGTCCTGCTGCTCGCCATCGTCGCGTGGCTCGGCTTCGACGCGCTGTTCACCGGCCACGGCCGCACCCCGTGGCTGGCGCTCGCCGCGATGATCCTCGTCGTGCCGCTGGTGGTCGCCTTCACCCTGCGGCCGGCCGTGTACGCCAACGACGAGCGGCTGCGCATCCGCAACCCCTTCCGCGTGATCGTCCTGCCCTGGGGCCAGGTCGCCGCCCTGCGGTCCGGCTACTCGAACGAGGTCATCGCCAAGTCCGGCACCAAGTACCAGCTGTGGGCGGTGCCCGTGTCGATGCGGGCACGCAAGAGGGCGGCACGGCAGCAGGCGCGGGCCGCCGGGGCCGGGGATCGCGGGAAGGACCGGCTGTTGCGGCCTCGGCCCTTCGGCCCCGGCGCACTGGACGCCGGCTCGGTGGGCCCCGCCGGCCCGACCGGTCCCGCCCGCGCCACCACCGACCAGATCATGGATGACCTGCGTCAGCTGCACGAGACCCGAGAGCCGGAGGAGACGGCTCAGGGTGAGGTGACGGTCCGCTGGGCCTACGAGATCGCGGGGCCGGCGGTCGCGGGAGCGGTGGTGCTGGCGATTCTGCTGGCGGTGGGCTGA
- the afsQ1 gene encoding two-component system response regulator AfsQ1, translating into MPSLLLIEDDDAIRTALELSLTRQGHRVATAATGEDGLKLLREQRPDLIVLDVMLPGIDGFEVCRRIRRTDQLPIILLTARSDDIDVVVGLESGADDYVVKPVQGRVLDARIRAVLRRGEREASDSAAFGNLVIDRAAMTVTKNGQDLQLTPTELRLLLELSRRPGQALSRQQLLRLVWEHDYLGDSRLVDACVQRLRAKVEDVPSSPTLIRTVRGVGYRLDAPQ; encoded by the coding sequence GTGCCTTCCCTGTTGCTGATCGAGGACGACGACGCCATCCGAACGGCCCTGGAGCTCTCACTGACGCGCCAGGGACACCGTGTGGCCACCGCTGCCACCGGCGAGGACGGTCTGAAGCTGCTGCGCGAGCAGCGGCCGGACCTGATCGTGCTGGACGTGATGCTGCCCGGCATCGACGGGTTCGAGGTGTGCCGGCGCATCCGGCGCACCGACCAGCTGCCGATCATCCTGCTGACCGCGCGCAGCGACGACATCGACGTCGTGGTCGGGCTGGAGTCCGGCGCCGACGACTATGTCGTCAAGCCCGTGCAGGGGCGGGTGCTGGACGCCCGGATCCGGGCCGTGCTGCGGCGCGGGGAGCGCGAGGCCAGCGATTCGGCGGCCTTCGGGAACCTGGTCATCGACCGGGCCGCGATGACCGTCACCAAGAACGGCCAGGACCTGCAGCTGACGCCGACCGAGCTGCGGCTGCTCCTGGAGCTGAGCCGGCGGCCCGGACAGGCGCTGTCCCGGCAGCAGCTGCTGCGGCTGGTGTGGGAGCACGACTACCTGGGCGACTCGCGGCTGGTCGACGCGTGTGTGCAGCGGCTGCGCGCCAAGGTGGAGGACGTACCGTCCTCGCCCACGCTCATTCGTACGGTCCGTGGGGTCGGATACCGGCTGGACGCGCCTCAGTGA
- the deoC gene encoding deoxyribose-phosphate aldolase, which produces MPTTAPTAHALSDVTASDSTLRRFLHGLPGVDAVGLEARAASLGTRSIKTTAKAYAIDLAISMVDLTTLEGADTPGKVRALGAKAVHPDPTDRTTPTTAAVCVYPDMVAVAKEAVAGSGVKVASVATAFPAGRAALDVKLADVREAVAAGADEIDMVIDRGAFLAGRYLKVYDEITAVKEACGTSARLKVIFETGELSTYDNIRRASWLGMLAGADFIKTSTGKVAVNATPANTLLMLEAVRDFRAQTGVQVGVKPAGGIRTSKDAIKFLVLVNETVGEDWLDNHWFRFGASSLLNDLLMQRQKLATGRYSGPDYVTVD; this is translated from the coding sequence ATGCCCACCACTGCACCCACAGCACACGCCCTGTCGGACGTCACCGCGTCCGACAGTACGCTGCGCCGCTTCCTCCACGGGCTGCCCGGCGTCGACGCGGTCGGCCTCGAGGCGCGCGCCGCCTCGCTCGGCACCCGATCCATCAAGACCACCGCGAAGGCGTACGCCATCGACCTCGCCATCTCGATGGTCGACCTGACGACGCTGGAAGGCGCGGACACCCCCGGCAAGGTCCGGGCGCTCGGCGCCAAGGCGGTCCACCCCGACCCGACGGACCGTACGACCCCGACCACCGCGGCGGTCTGCGTCTACCCCGACATGGTGGCCGTCGCCAAGGAGGCCGTCGCGGGCTCCGGCGTGAAGGTGGCCTCGGTCGCCACCGCCTTCCCGGCCGGCCGTGCCGCCCTCGACGTGAAGCTGGCCGACGTGCGTGAGGCCGTCGCCGCGGGCGCCGACGAGATCGACATGGTCATCGACCGCGGGGCGTTCCTCGCCGGCCGGTACCTGAAGGTGTACGACGAGATCACCGCCGTGAAGGAGGCCTGCGGGACGTCCGCCCGCCTGAAGGTCATCTTCGAGACCGGCGAGCTGTCGACGTACGACAACATCCGGCGCGCGAGCTGGCTCGGCATGCTGGCGGGCGCCGACTTCATCAAGACCTCGACGGGCAAGGTCGCGGTCAACGCCACGCCCGCCAACACCCTCCTCATGCTGGAGGCCGTGCGCGACTTCCGCGCGCAGACCGGCGTCCAGGTCGGCGTGAAGCCGGCCGGCGGCATCCGCACCAGCAAGGACGCGATCAAGTTCCTCGTCCTGGTCAACGAGACCGTCGGTGAGGACTGGCTGGACAACCACTGGTTCCGCTTCGGCGCCTCCTCGCTGCTGAACGATCTGCTGATGCAGCGTCAGAAGCTGGCCACCGGCCGCTACTCCGGCCCCGACTACGTGACGGTGGACTGA
- a CDS encoding adenosine deaminase, whose translation MTSQHQNTPSWDQIRRAPKVLLHDHLDGGLRPGTIIDLARETGYTRLPETDPDKLGVWFREAADSGSLERYLETFSHTVGVMQTREALVRVAAECAEDLAEDGVVYAEVRYAPEQHLEGGLTLEEVVEAVNEGFRLGERRAKAAGHRIRVGALLTAMRHAARALEIAELANRYRDLGVVGFDIAGAEAGYPPTRHLDAFEYLKRENNHFTIHAGEAFGLPSIWQALQWCGADRLGHGVRIIDDIQVLEDGTVKLGRLASYVRDKRIPLELCPSSNLQTGAADSYADHPIGLLRRLHFRATVNTDNRLMSGTSMSREFDHLVEAFGYTLDDLQWFSVNAMKSAFIPFDERLAMINDVIKPGYAELKSEWLFQQSASTRGSVTSEG comes from the coding sequence ATGACGAGCCAGCACCAGAACACCCCGAGCTGGGACCAGATCCGCCGGGCTCCCAAGGTCCTGCTCCACGACCACCTCGACGGGGGTCTGCGCCCCGGCACGATCATCGACCTCGCCCGCGAGACCGGGTACACCCGGCTCCCCGAGACCGACCCGGACAAGCTCGGCGTCTGGTTCCGCGAGGCCGCCGACTCCGGTTCCCTGGAGCGGTACCTGGAGACCTTCTCCCACACCGTCGGCGTGATGCAGACCCGCGAGGCGCTGGTGCGCGTGGCCGCCGAGTGCGCCGAGGACCTCGCCGAGGACGGCGTCGTCTACGCCGAGGTGCGGTACGCGCCCGAGCAGCACCTGGAGGGCGGGCTCACCCTGGAGGAGGTCGTCGAGGCGGTCAACGAGGGCTTCCGGCTGGGCGAGCGGCGGGCCAAGGCGGCCGGCCACCGCATCCGCGTCGGCGCCCTGCTCACCGCCATGCGGCACGCCGCCCGCGCCCTGGAGATCGCCGAACTCGCCAACCGGTACAGGGACCTGGGGGTCGTGGGATTCGACATCGCCGGAGCGGAGGCCGGATACCCGCCCACCCGGCACCTCGACGCCTTCGAGTACCTCAAGCGGGAGAACAACCACTTCACCATCCACGCGGGGGAGGCCTTCGGGCTGCCGTCCATCTGGCAGGCGCTGCAGTGGTGCGGCGCCGACCGGCTCGGGCACGGCGTGCGCATCATCGACGACATCCAGGTGCTCGAGGACGGCACGGTCAAGCTCGGGCGCCTCGCCTCCTACGTGCGGGACAAGCGCATCCCGCTGGAGCTGTGCCCTAGCTCCAACCTCCAGACGGGCGCCGCCGACTCGTACGCCGACCACCCCATCGGGCTGCTGCGGCGGCTGCATTTCCGCGCCACGGTGAACACGGACAACCGCCTGATGTCCGGGACGAGCATGAGCCGGGAATTCGACCACCTGGTCGAGGCATTCGGCTACACGCTCGACGACCTCCAGTGGTTCTCCGTCAATGCTATGAAGTCAGCATTCATTCCTTTCGATGAACGACTGGCGATGATCAATGACGTCATCAAGCCGGGATACGCCGAGTTGAAGTCCGAATGGCTGTTCCAGCAGAGCGCCTCCACCAGGGGTTCCGTGACGTCCGAGGGCTGA
- a CDS encoding VanZ family protein, with protein sequence MQRQGSIGGSAAIRVRVAGGVLLVAHLALVAWITLRPLDVPWVRPANLHPFSGIRADLALGWPEAARRIGEGLALLAPLGVLLPMAGGRLVVSPLASLARTVAAGTLISLGIELLQTGVPGQVVDIDAILLNTAGVALAHLLVVPAARFRLRRRMESRSLGAHPREEPAQGRTPTIPRVGIAP encoded by the coding sequence GTGCAGCGTCAAGGCTCAATCGGCGGCAGCGCCGCGATCCGCGTCCGTGTGGCAGGGGGTGTCCTCCTCGTCGCACACCTGGCGCTCGTCGCCTGGATCACGCTGCGCCCCCTGGACGTGCCCTGGGTGAGGCCCGCCAACCTGCATCCGTTCTCCGGTATCAGAGCCGATCTCGCGCTGGGCTGGCCGGAGGCCGCCCGCCGCATCGGCGAGGGGCTCGCGCTGCTCGCGCCGCTCGGAGTGCTGCTGCCCATGGCGGGCGGACGGCTCGTCGTCTCCCCGCTCGCCTCGCTGGCCCGTACGGTCGCCGCGGGCACCCTGATCTCCCTGGGCATCGAGCTGCTGCAGACCGGGGTGCCCGGGCAGGTCGTGGACATCGACGCGATCCTGCTCAACACGGCCGGGGTGGCGCTGGCGCACCTCCTGGTCGTGCCCGCGGCACGGTTCCGGCTGCGCCGGCGGATGGAGTCCCGCAGCCTGGGCGCCCACCCCCGGGAGGAGCCCGCTCAGGGCCGGACCCCGACGATTCCCAGGGTCGGGATAGCTCCGTAG
- a CDS encoding uridine kinase family protein: protein MSLHPPAPARVVLLCGPSGSGKSLVAARSGLPVLRLDDFYKEGDDPTLPLVEGSSDIDWDHPQSWDADVAVAAIAELCATGRTTVPVYDIALSARTGEETLDIDRAPVVIAEGVFAAEITERCRELGVLADALCLTRGPLTTFRRRFLRDLREGRKSVPFLLRRGWRLMRAERSIVARQTALGAYACDRDEALSRLAAAAAGRRASVGTAA, encoded by the coding sequence GTGAGCCTTCATCCCCCGGCCCCCGCCCGTGTCGTGCTGCTGTGCGGCCCCTCCGGCTCCGGCAAGTCCCTCGTCGCTGCCCGCTCCGGCCTGCCCGTGCTGCGGCTCGACGACTTCTACAAGGAGGGTGACGACCCCACACTGCCCCTGGTGGAGGGGAGTTCGGACATCGACTGGGACCATCCGCAGTCGTGGGACGCGGACGTCGCGGTCGCGGCCATCGCCGAACTGTGCGCCACGGGCCGTACGACCGTGCCGGTGTACGACATCGCCCTGAGCGCGCGTACGGGCGAGGAGACGCTGGACATCGACCGTGCTCCGGTGGTCATCGCGGAGGGCGTCTTCGCCGCCGAGATCACAGAGCGCTGCCGGGAGCTAGGGGTGCTCGCGGACGCGCTGTGCCTGACCCGTGGACCCCTCACCACGTTCCGCCGCCGCTTCCTGCGCGATCTGAGGGAGGGCCGCAAGTCGGTGCCGTTCCTGTTGCGCCGCGGCTGGCGGCTGATGCGCGCCGAGCGGTCGATCGTGGCCCGGCAGACGGCGCTCGGCGCGTACGCCTGCGACCGGGACGAGGCACTGAGCCGACTGGCCGCGGCGGCCGCGGGACGGCGGGCGTCGGTGGGTACGGCGGCGTAG
- a CDS encoding aldehyde dehydrogenase family protein produces MSDRLSVFKTYKLYVGGKFPRSESGRVYEVQDSKGNWLANAPLSSRKDARDAVVAARKAFGGWSGATAYNRGQVLYRVAEMLEGRRDQFVREVADAEGLSKSKAAAVVDATIDRWVWYAGWTDKIAQVIGGANPVAGPYFNLSSPEPTGVVAVLAPQESSFLGLVSVVAPVIATGNTAIVVASEKAPLPALSLGEVLATSDVPGGVVNVLSGRTAEIAAPLAAHQDVNAIDLAGADDVLAKELEIAAADNLKRVLRPQPVDYFETPGIERMTAFLETKTVWHPTGSLGASGSSY; encoded by the coding sequence ATGTCTGACCGACTCAGTGTGTTCAAGACCTACAAGCTGTACGTCGGCGGGAAGTTCCCGCGTTCCGAGAGCGGCCGGGTGTACGAGGTGCAGGACTCGAAGGGCAACTGGCTGGCCAACGCTCCGCTGTCCTCCCGCAAGGACGCCCGCGACGCGGTGGTCGCCGCGCGCAAGGCGTTCGGCGGCTGGTCCGGCGCGACCGCCTACAACCGCGGCCAGGTCCTCTACCGCGTCGCTGAGATGCTGGAGGGCCGGCGCGACCAGTTCGTGCGCGAGGTGGCCGACGCGGAGGGGCTGTCGAAGTCGAAGGCGGCGGCGGTCGTGGACGCGACCATCGACCGCTGGGTCTGGTACGCGGGCTGGACCGACAAGATCGCCCAGGTGATCGGCGGTGCCAACCCGGTCGCGGGCCCGTACTTCAACCTCTCCTCCCCCGAGCCGACGGGCGTGGTCGCCGTACTGGCCCCGCAGGAGTCGTCCTTCCTCGGCCTTGTCTCGGTCGTGGCCCCGGTGATCGCCACCGGCAACACGGCGATCGTGGTCGCCTCCGAGAAGGCCCCGCTGCCCGCTCTGTCGCTGGGCGAGGTGCTGGCCACCTCCGACGTCCCGGGTGGTGTCGTGAACGTCCTCTCCGGCCGTACGGCGGAGATCGCCGCGCCGCTGGCCGCGCACCAGGACGTCAACGCGATCGACCTGGCCGGCGCCGACGACGTCCTGGCGAAGGAGCTGGAGATCGCGGCGGCGGACAACCTGAAGCGCGTTCTTCGTCCACAGCCTGTGGATTACTTCGAGACGCCCGGCATCGAGCGCATGACGGCCTTCCTGGAGACGAAGACGGTCTGGCACCCGACGGGTTCGCTGGGCGCGTCCGGTTCGTCGTACTGA
- a CDS encoding ATP-binding protein has protein sequence MKQSAARTLGVAALGAAFAAAGAGVASAAPAVPDTAALDSVTQALPVGNVAKTLPGADQALGQGQNALGTVVAAAQPAAEKALRNGPVAPAAGLLGGLPVQGLPTHGLPVNGLPLG, from the coding sequence ATGAAGCAGTCTGCTGCCAGGACCCTCGGTGTCGCCGCCCTCGGCGCCGCCTTCGCCGCCGCGGGCGCGGGTGTCGCGAGCGCGGCCCCCGCCGTGCCGGACACCGCCGCACTGGACTCCGTCACCCAGGCGCTGCCCGTGGGCAACGTCGCCAAGACGCTGCCCGGCGCGGACCAGGCGCTCGGCCAGGGGCAGAACGCGCTCGGCACCGTGGTGGCCGCCGCGCAGCCCGCCGCCGAGAAGGCCCTTCGCAACGGCCCCGTCGCGCCGGCCGCCGGGCTGCTCGGCGGGCTGCCGGTGCAGGGGCTGCCCACGCACGGCCTGCCGGTGAACGGCCTCCCGCTGGGCTGA
- a CDS encoding PspC domain-containing protein — protein sequence MTALSRPTHGRMIGGVCAALARRFGTSATTMRVIFLLSCLLPGPQFLLYIALWILFPSEDKAAAGTAW from the coding sequence ATGACCGCCCTGTCCCGCCCCACCCACGGACGGATGATCGGCGGAGTGTGCGCAGCGCTGGCACGGCGCTTCGGCACCTCCGCGACCACGATGCGCGTGATCTTCCTGCTGTCCTGTCTGCTTCCGGGCCCGCAGTTCCTGCTCTACATAGCCCTGTGGATCCTGTTCCCCTCGGAGGACAAGGCGGCGGCCGGCACGGCCTGGTGA